TTCGCTAAACGACAAGTGCATCTCCACAGGATCTAGCTCTTCCAAATCCGTCAAAAGCACCTTCAAGAGCATCGGAGTTTCTTCGACGCGTAGGTCCAGTGTCAGCGCTACCTTTCCCTGCTCACCCGTCGTATCACGGTCTTCGCCCATGTAGTTGGCAAGATGCCGTTGCACTGCTCCAATCCAATCCTCTGGTCTTGCATTGGATTGGAGGTTACCTTGCAGTACTTGACTTTGTACATTGAGCTTGGTCGAGTCATCTGTGAGCTGAGCCTGTATCACAAACTCTCCCAAAGGGTAACTCTCTAATTCATGGACCACTAAGCCATCGGATATCGAAGCATCCAGCATCATATCTGTAGCATCGAGCACGGCCATGACTTTGAGTTTCATCCTTGCCCTCACATCATCTTGAGTCAAACCCAAGGCATAAAAATCCGCTCCTTCTAAATCCACATACGCCTCGACTTCTTTGCGTTCCTCCGCAATTTTGAGTTGACCATTCATCGTCATTTGGATATGCTCGTCAGCGACCTCTAGCTCAACCTGAGCAATCCCATCAGACATCTTGCCCTCCAATCGTAGGTCAGAGTAGTCCCTGCCCTTGAGCTCTAGAGCAGTAAAATTGGTTTTGAGCACCGCATTGAGAGAAGCCAAATCATCACCACTGCCTTGGGCCTGTGCAGTAAAACTCATTTGCCCCAATTCTGGGTTTTGCATCAAACGTCCCATTTCCACCTGCCGCACCTCAAGCTCCGCATCGAATCGAAATGTCTCTCGTTGAGCAAACATACCTCGCAGGCTCACTTGCCCATCCGTAGAGTGAACCAAAGCCGTCAACTCTGCTTCGTCTAGATTGCCCACAACCGCTCCCGTCAGCTGCATCGAACGAGGATACCGCACGGCACTCGACCCCAACAGTGCTGACAGGTCTGTCCGCTGAGTAGTCAGATCAAGAGACCTCACATCATAAGTCAATTGACTACTGTCCCATGGATGACGCACCGTCCCATCAAGGGTCATTTGGGTCAATTCTCCCCAATTGAGGCGCGTCCTTCGGAGGGTAAGTCCCTTGTCCGAAGCACTCAGATCGATGTTCCCTGTAATTTTCTTTTGGCTCAATGCCTGCAAATAGTCCTCCTCTGCCAAAGCAGGAGCAAATATGAAAGCTTCACTTACTGCCAGTGACAGCCCACTCAACTGTAGGTGTCCTGCGGCCACCTTCGGATCCTCCATCAGTGCAGCAATCGAAGGGTAACGTACTTCCAGATCAGCACGGAGTGCATTGTGCTCGGTCTTTAGAACCAAATCGGAGAGAATCATCTCACGCTCGTCGATAGCCAATCCAAATGCCAATTTCTCCAAATCAAACCCACTCCTATCCTTCAACCCAAGTTGAGTCAATTGGAGTGTTGTCCGTCCTGGCATGAACTGCACCTCCGTGGCTTTCAGCTCGACTTCCTGCAAATCTACCCCTTGAGCATTGAAGACTCCAGGCTGTGAGCGAGCAGTATCGCTTAGGTAAGCGAAACGATTGCGATCCATCGCGACCTCCTTGACAATTACGCGCCAATCGGGCCATACAAAGTCTCCTGATTCCTCACCTGCAGTATTTGCCGTGTCTACCGCGTGCGCCTTTGAGGTCGAATGGTAGATAACCTCCGAATCTTCCAGTTGGAACAACTCCCCTGCGACAATCTGCTCACGGAGATTGAGCTGCGGACCACGGAGCAGCAGTCCACCTATAGTTGCACCCAACTTCATGCTATCTGGTACAGAAGTATAACGAACAGTGACGTCACTCAACTCCAAATCCCTCACGGCAAACGTAGGTAACTGAGAAGCAGACGTGGCTTTGGCTTCTTCCTCTTTCCTACTCAATTTGGTGATTTGATAGACTAGGTCTGCCTCGGCAATCATCAACTCCGCCACATCAAACACTAGGTTTTCGATATCCATGTGATCTACATCCAAAGTCAAACTACCAAGTTGCAAGGCACCATACATCCCTGAAGAGCGGTCATCATATCGCAAGTCAAAATCCTGAAAATAAACTCTTCCCACCTCAAACTGATATGGTCGATTCGTTGACTCCTCCACGACAGTATCTTCTGACGCAAAAGCCTCCTTCAGAAAATCAAAATTGTACGGTCCCGACTCTGGTCGACTGACACGAGCCGTCAGTCCACTCCACTTGACCTTGTCTACATCCACAGTACGATCGAGCAGGATCGGCAAGAGAGCCATCGATACTTCCAAGTCCTGAGAGTACAGCAAGGTATCTTGTACTTGATCTTCTACATAGAGTCCCTCCACATAAACATGGCCCGAAAACGTAATAAACAAACGGTCCAGCGATACACGGGTCTCGGTTTTCTCGGACACAAAATCGAGCACTTTGCCCACAATGAGGTCTTGTCCCCACGCACTGCGAATGAGGAGAATCATCCCCACAAAGAGGATAAATATCCCCAGTAGGCACCCGCCCAATGCTCGTATGATCTTGTACTTCCTTCCTATTGACATATAGTCCTATACCGGCCCATGGCCATCGTAACGGCAATGATAGCATATGTACTTTTCAAAGTGTTCTTTTCCAGTATAGATTGAGTCAAGAAGCAGACCAAACAATCCTTGATAGTGGATTATCGACTCACGACACTTCCAATCGCATAGCTAGGCTGCTGATCAAGATGGTTTCAACTTTGACCCGGGCTTTCGGTATAGACGCCATAGAGTTTAGCGGACACTTACTCTTTTGACCACCACACCGCTGACCTTGTGGAGTTTCAGTACATAGACTCCTTGTGCCAATCCTGTGACGTCAAATCTCGCCACCCCATTCTCCATACTTGCTATCATCAGTACCCTGCCGTTCAAGTCATATAGCTCAGCGCAATCTACATGCTCTGCTTTGACCACAAACTCTCCTAGCGCTGGATTGGGGTAGAGTACGATCTCCTCATCAGCCTGTGACGAAGTACCTAGTACCTCTTGAGGCTCCTCAGGCTCTTCTCCTGGCTCTTCTTCACTCTCCTCATAGCTTGCACCTGCATACCTTCCTACATCTGTTTCTTTCAGCTGGGCTGTACTGCCTTCCATGATGCCAGGGATAGCATTGATATTGCCCTTCCAAGCCCCCACGAGCAAAAAGTGCTGCACAAACGGGCCTGTACTACCCATCTCATCAGTGAAAGTCACCTCTTGCCCAAAGGCATGGTAATGGTAACCTAAATCTCCGTGAGCATGCCCTCCAAACTCATCGAGAGATACATCATATCCTAGCATGGCCGTATGGCTTTGCTCGTATCTTCCAAACAGTGCCAAACCATCGTAAGCAAAACCTATCATGGGCGGATGATTTTTCCCTGCAAAATCCTCTGTATTGTATAGGTTGATCCCGTTTTGATTGTACCCGTGACCATCTGCATGATAATGCAGCCCCATACCTCTACCCACGTGGATACCCGTCGAAGTGATCTCTGCATCCAGCGCAGCAAATCGCAAATTGTTGTTGTAACTAGGGTATATCACTACTCCATCTATAGCGATCCCATTGGATGCCACACTGGCGTAGTTGTATACGTCATAGTCAGATATCGGCAGATTCAGATCCGAAGCAAGAGTGCCATATGCAGAGAAATCATTATCCGTGAGATCGTCCACTAGCCCATAATCTCTAAGGGGGATTTTCACGAGTTTCACCTCCAATACGGCGTTTCTTGTGATGGATTGCTCGGCATACCCACCCTCATCACCCGCACCAGGAGGACGTGCCACATCAATCAGAAAATTGGGGCCATCGGAGGCATTGTGAGAGGCGATCACCATAAAGGGGTGAGGCGCTCCATTGTCGTCTCTTGCATTGGTAAAATAAACATACGCTACCGTCTTCTCTCCCAATCTGCTGTTGTATATATCATCGCTCATGAAGCGTCTTGCCATCAAGTTGTCGCGAAAGGTCAAATACACAGATCGATCGTACCTCATTTGCTCTCCAGCGGCAGCCAGTGTCTCCTCTATGTCATCCAAAGCCTTCGAAACTGCCTGATCTGCCGCTTCCGTATCGCTGAGTTGAGCATGGTAGGCTTCATCTATATCTTTGAAAAAGTGGTCTGAGTACAAAGCACTTTCTTCATATCCCCAGACATCCTCTGGATAATCTGCAAACGGACTTTCCTGCCATGCCGTATTTTTCGGGTTAAAATCCGACCCCTCCAACAAACTAAAATCTATCAAATCATGGGCATTCGCCAAAAAGAAACGAGATGCATCTGCCTGGTCAGGTACCAGCTCGAGTACATCCTCTCCTATCGAGAGCCAATGAACCTCCCAACTCGTATCTTCCTCAAAAGTCGCTGTGACCTCCTGATACCTCCATCGACCACTCACCTTGATCTCCATCGAATGAGCATCCCCTATGGCCTCAAACCGCAAGTAGCTGCTCTCCCCTTGGTCTAGATAGTATGAACTCACATCCATGGTCTCTAGCGAGACTCCATCCGGACTGGTCAATGCAAAATAGCTATGAAGCACAGGTCGAATCTGATACTCCCCTGTCCATGACTCTTCTATCGAGGTAGCCACATCGACCCATTGAAAAACACCACTCAGTACAGAAGCGTAAGTGGCTCCTATCTCATGCAAGCTCGATACTGGTACGATCTCCAATGCACCTATATTCTCCTGACTGATCGATAGAGCCTTCGTTTTGGTCTCAGCATCGAGCAAGATCGTGTAATCCAAATTGCTCAAACCATCCACTGCCGTGGGAACCCACGCTTTGGCGTAAGCACGAGACATGATTTCTTCAAACGTGCCTGGACCGTATAGATCCACTTGTGCACTGGCTCCCTGTGCCCAAAACAACATTAGTACTAGTATCATTCTTCTCATAACGATCGATTGCTAAGTAAATCTTCGCCTGTCCATCATACTGTATGTGGCAGCAACTAGAGGTACAACGACCGAAGAGGAAATTACCCTACCCTTCTTGATAGACTAAAATCCTTCCTTATCGATACCAACTCTTCCTATTCACCTACACCCACTCTCATCCCATACTTTGTGTACAATAACTTTGTACTTAATACTCATTGTAAACTAAAATTGCCACATGGCACAAATAGGAACAGACATCAAAGTAGCAGCCAGTATCCTCCAGGCTGGAGAACTGGTAGCGATCCCGACGGATACCGTCTACGGGCTGGCAGGCAATGCCTTCGACCCAGAAGCAATCAAAACCATCTATCGCGTCAAGGGTAGACCGATGGACAAGGCACTCATCGCACAAACCGACTCGATCGAGAAGATCAAAACTTTCGTCAAAGACTTTCCGGCGAGTGCCGAAAAGCTTGCTGCTAAGTTTTGGCCAGGCGCACTGACCCTCGTACTAGAAGCCAACGATCGAATTCCCGCCGAAATGCTTGCAGGAGGTCATACCGTAGGTGTCCGTATCTGCAATCATCCCGTGACCTTACAACTACTCGCTCAGTTGGACTTCCCGGTGGCACTACCCAGTGCCAACCTCCACTCCCAGCCCAGTCCCGTCACAGCTGCAGAGGTAGACGAGCAACTAGGCGACCAAATCGAGTACATATTGGACGGAGAGAAATGCGATATCGGATTTGAGTCCACGATCGTTGGGTTTACCGGGGAAAAACCACTTATTTTGCGTCAAGGCGCTATCGCAGCAGAAGATATTTTCGCGGCGCTAGAAGCCTAAAGTTCTACACCCAACATGCACCCACATTTGGTACTTACTATTCAAGCAATAAAGTATTATTTAAATCTATATTAGGAGATGATAACCTTAGACCAATACAATTTCAAAGGCAAAAAAGCCTTGGTAAGAGTGGACTTCAACGTGCCGTTGAATGACAAATTCGAAATCACAGATTTGACTAGAATCAAAGCTGCTACCCCTACGATCAAAAAGATCCTAGCAGATGGTGGTTCGGCGATCTTGATGAGTCACCTCGGCAGACCAAAAGATGGTCCAGAAGAGAAGTCTTCATTGAAGCACTTGGTGGGCGAACTCAGCAGCAGATTCGGTACAACTGTCAAATTCGCTGAAGACTGTATCGGTCAGGATGCTACAGATCTCGCAGCAGGTCTACAACCTGGCGAAGTACTATTGCTCAACAACCTTAGGTTCTACAAAGAAGAAACAAAAGGTGACGAAGCATTCGCAGAAAAGCTTTCTAAACTCGGCGATGTGTATGTCAACGATGCCTTCGGTACGGCACACAGAGCGCACGCGTCGACAACTATCGTGGCTAAATTCTTCACCGATAAAGTGTGTGGCTATGTCATGCAGTCTGAACTTGACAATGCAGAAAAAGTATTGAACAACCCTGAGAGACCATTCACGGCGATCATGGGTGGTGCGAAAGTATCTGACAAGATCATGATCATCGAGAAGTTGCTCGACAAAGTGGACAACCTCATCATCGGTGGTGGTATGTCATACACTTTCTCTAAAGCAAACGGTGGCAAGATCGGCAACTCACTTTGTGAAGATGACAAAATGGAATTGACCAAAGAGTTGGTCAAAAAAGCAGAAGCAAAAGGCGTGAAGCTTTATCTCCCTGTAGACAACAAAATCGCAGATGACTTCAGCAATGACGCGAATACCCAAGTAGTCGGTAGAGGCGAAATTCCTGACGGATGGGAAGGTCTCGATATCGGACCAGAAACTGCTAAACTATTCGAAGAGGTAGTCGCTAGCTCGAAGACCGTACTATGGAACGGACCAATGGGCGTATTCGAATTCCCAACGTTCGCAGTAGGGACAGAAGCCATCGCAGAGGCGGTCGTGAAAGCCACCGAAAACGATGGATTCTCCTTGATCGGAGGTGGTGATTCTGCTTCAGCGATCAACAACCTTGGGTACGGCGACAAAGTTTCCTACGTATCGACAGGCGGTGGTGCGTTGCTCGAGTACATGGAAGGCAAAGTATTGCCAGGTGTGGCAGCACTGCAATCGTAACCCTCTACGGACAAAGTGTCTGACAAAACATCAAAGCACCTCATGGATGAGGTGCTTTTTTTATTCCCTCCTTCACTATAGATCGGTATCAAATTCTTATACTTGCTAGAAGATGAGTAACAAGTATCTGGACATTCTCGAGCTGCAGCCTGGTGCCACTACGCAAGAGGTCAAAAGTGCCTACCGTAGGCTATCCAAAAGATACCACCCTGACATCAGCAAAGACCCAAACGCCAAAGAGAAGTTCATCGAGATCACAGAGGCCTACCAATTTTTGACGCAAGTCGGCCCTACGCCTCATCACGAACCCATCACCTACAACTACAACCCCGAAGCAGACGAATACGAAGCGCGAAGAAGACAAGCCCGTGCACGTGCCAAACAAAAAGCACGTGAAGCAGAGCGTCTCCAACAAGAGCTCATGCAGCAAATCTTAGCCGTATTTGACTACATCGCCCTCGGGATCTTGGCTTTCAACATCCTCCTATCCCTCGACTATAGTCTGCCTCGAAACACCGAAGAACAACAGATCCGAAGCATCACCAAAGTCTACGAACGTAACCGGGGCAATGCCAGATACCGCTACGACGAGATTGCGTTTGACAAGTATACGATGCGTTTCGACAAAGGAGAAGTCATCCGACTCGATCACTACGATCGCGCCGAGGTAGAAAGCACCAGCCTACTAGGCAAACCCATGCGTGCCGTACTCACCATAGACGGACGGCTCGAAAGCCACGAACAGATCTACAACATCTACAAAGTCTTTGGCATCATCATCCCCGTCATGTTTTTGGTGGTATGTCTCTACCGATTCGTCATGAAAACTCTGGATGCCAAACTCTCACTAGCCATCCTCATGGTCATGTTGCTACTATTTCAGCTCTATATGTTTTTGAAAATCTAAGGATAGAGTCGGTAAGATTTTGCTATTTTGCTGCCCAATTGACACAACGATCAACTCTATGAAAGCACTATTTTACTCCCTCATCTTCTGTATGATCTGCACTGCGTGCTCCCAAACCCCAAGCACCACAAGCGAAGAAACATCCTCCTCTACCGAGATGTCTCCGACCCTAACTACAGACACCGCCGAAACTCAAGCTGTCATCGAAAAAATGGACAGTACCGTATGGCTCATGTCCAAAATCGGTAACGACCACAGGATATTTGGCTACCAGAGTCCGGACAGTACTTCTAAAAAAATGATCGTATTTTCGGCCTATACCGAGGACGTAGAAGGCAACCCTCATCACTGCGCCTATGGCTCCTACTATGACATGAGTGACCTCAAAAACATGAAGCTAAAATGGATCGATGACCAAGGAGGCTACAGTCAAGTAGCCATATACCGAGACGGTACCGAACAAGGCGTGATCTATATCCAAAGTCATCTCCTCAAGCAAGAGTAGCCTGCATCACTCTTCCTCCAAGGCACCGTTTTCGTAGTAGGACTCGTTGATATTTTTGCCCCTCGTCCCCATCATACGCTTCCATTGTGATTCGCGCTTGACAAGTGACACATAGGTAGGATTGTAAGCCGACGAGTCATTGATTAGAATCACGGAGTCTTGATGTACTTGGCTCAATGTATCGTACACGAAAGGGATCAAGGCAATCGAGGTATCGACCTTCTTGTTGATGAAGCGCCTCAGCATTTTGGCTTGAAAAGGATCTGTCGCGAGTGCTACCGACTCAAACCCCAAATTCTTGGCCTTTTTGTAGGAGTAATAGATATTCTCTGTGCTGTGCTCGGCACGTATCTCCGTGAAGATCACACTATCCGGTATACCAATCTTGGCCGCATAGAGAGCCATGATTTTTGCCTCGTAATAAGGCGAATACACCGAACTTCCTGAGTACATGATGTGTTTGGCAATGCCTCGATCATAGAGATACTTACTCCAGTATACCCTACCCTGCATGAGCATATCCCAACTGCCGTCCTTGTAGGGAATACCTGGGACCACCACCACATCAAAAGTTTGAGCCTCCGCCTCTACCAGCAATTCTTTGCAATTGTCCTGTGAAATCAAACAGCTACTCAACGGAAGAAGCAGCAACAAAACAAATATCCCTCTTGTCATACATAACTGTCTATTGGTGTCCGAGAATAAAACTAGCACATCTCCTCCCATCCCAATCTAGTTTTGTCAAAAAAACCACCGCAAATTTCACAAGTCATTGATCTACGTAGAGTTGTGTCCCAAATAAAGAAGATGTTAATTATGCATAATTAGACCTCTTTTTCTCCCCATATTCCATGCGGAAGTAAAAAATTAACCTTACCTTTCTATCTCAATATTATAATTAATACAATGAATAACGGTACAGTAAAATT
The DNA window shown above is from Reichenbachiella sp. 5M10 and carries:
- a CDS encoding translocation/assembly module TamB domain-containing protein, with product MSIGRKYKIIRALGGCLLGIFILFVGMILLIRSAWGQDLIVGKVLDFVSEKTETRVSLDRLFITFSGHVYVEGLYVEDQVQDTLLYSQDLEVSMALLPILLDRTVDVDKVKWSGLTARVSRPESGPYNFDFLKEAFASEDTVVEESTNRPYQFEVGRVYFQDFDLRYDDRSSGMYGALQLGSLTLDVDHMDIENLVFDVAELMIAEADLVYQITKLSRKEEEAKATSASQLPTFAVRDLELSDVTVRYTSVPDSMKLGATIGGLLLRGPQLNLREQIVAGELFQLEDSEVIYHSTSKAHAVDTANTAGEESGDFVWPDWRVIVKEVAMDRNRFAYLSDTARSQPGVFNAQGVDLQEVELKATEVQFMPGRTTLQLTQLGLKDRSGFDLEKLAFGLAIDEREMILSDLVLKTEHNALRADLEVRYPSIAALMEDPKVAAGHLQLSGLSLAVSEAFIFAPALAEEDYLQALSQKKITGNIDLSASDKGLTLRRTRLNWGELTQMTLDGTVRHPWDSSQLTYDVRSLDLTTQRTDLSALLGSSAVRYPRSMQLTGAVVGNLDEAELTALVHSTDGQVSLRGMFAQRETFRFDAELEVRQVEMGRLMQNPELGQMSFTAQAQGSGDDLASLNAVLKTNFTALELKGRDYSDLRLEGKMSDGIAQVELEVADEHIQMTMNGQLKIAEERKEVEAYVDLEGADFYALGLTQDDVRARMKLKVMAVLDATDMMLDASISDGLVVHELESYPLGEFVIQAQLTDDSTKLNVQSQVLQGNLQSNARPEDWIGAVQRHLANYMGEDRDTTGEQGKVALTLDLRVEETPMLLKVLLTDLEELDPVEMHLSFSEDLQQLDAQFSVPYAHYQEISIDSLEWELHSDQRGLDFRLGWREIAMSPLLIDRTQLVGHTVDGRLLLELNAYTEDELLMHIGSELTRNGDTVSYHMNPDGLLVNQQVWSVHPDNAILMGNGFVDFSNFILTQDQQQVELTCGFADVEEEHVGVRLDGFKLSSISSYLSGGEETLAQGLMSGDVVLVNPFADKAMLADLRIDRLQFLGAALGVLTLQGESKTAKNYDFALALKGDSVDVGLVGDYHATNQGPEMNLALEIREFQAGLLTQLSGGTLTDASGVITGEARFRGTAQAPDYRGDLRFDQVSVRVDALDARFELEHEYIDFDTERINLNRLTLLDEKKNAIQLSGFVRTEDLTNPQFDLRIQAKDFHALSSEEGDHDLFYGRVNLDAALTVKGDLKVPVVRGEIHVNEGTDLTVIVPESEVEVKERDGVVLFVNKSDPDDILTRGGGEEQGGVTVKGYDVNATVTINEKSSFKIVVNEQTNDNLEISGRGDFNLSLSPNGRTSFTGRYEINDGRYKASLYNLVTKEFEMAPGSRIVWKGNPLDAEVDIRAIYKVTTSAAPLMANKISGMSTESASIYNRRLPFLVYLNVQDELLKPRISFALDMPKDEQSALGGEVYGQVKQLNEQEEELNKQVFSLLVLDRFFPASGSDGSSGGSAAIARENVSKVLSSQLNQFSDKVTGDSGLELEFNVDSYSYNQGNGTESRTALGIDAQKKFADDRVIVKVGGDVNIQGKEQEGQGSPLIGDASVEYLLTEDGVYRIKGFGKDEFDTVIDGQYYVTGIAFIYNREFNEFSDLWKKQAEKEGIDLENREQDEAGTQEKSKGKDATSKTKTKKKK
- a CDS encoding T9SS type A sorting domain-containing protein translates to MILVLMLFWAQGASAQVDLYGPGTFEEIMSRAYAKAWVPTAVDGLSNLDYTILLDAETKTKALSISQENIGALEIVPVSSLHEIGATYASVLSGVFQWVDVATSIEESWTGEYQIRPVLHSYFALTSPDGVSLETMDVSSYYLDQGESSYLRFEAIGDAHSMEIKVSGRWRYQEVTATFEEDTSWEVHWLSIGEDVLELVPDQADASRFFLANAHDLIDFSLLEGSDFNPKNTAWQESPFADYPEDVWGYEESALYSDHFFKDIDEAYHAQLSDTEAADQAVSKALDDIEETLAAAGEQMRYDRSVYLTFRDNLMARRFMSDDIYNSRLGEKTVAYVYFTNARDDNGAPHPFMVIASHNASDGPNFLIDVARPPGAGDEGGYAEQSITRNAVLEVKLVKIPLRDYGLVDDLTDNDFSAYGTLASDLNLPISDYDVYNYASVASNGIAIDGVVIYPSYNNNLRFAALDAEITSTGIHVGRGMGLHYHADGHGYNQNGINLYNTEDFAGKNHPPMIGFAYDGLALFGRYEQSHTAMLGYDVSLDEFGGHAHGDLGYHYHAFGQEVTFTDEMGSTGPFVQHFLLVGAWKGNINAIPGIMEGSTAQLKETDVGRYAGASYEESEEEPGEEPEEPQEVLGTSSQADEEIVLYPNPALGEFVVKAEHVDCAELYDLNGRVLMIASMENGVARFDVTGLAQGVYVLKLHKVSGVVVKRVSVR
- a CDS encoding L-threonylcarbamoyladenylate synthase, which produces MAQIGTDIKVAASILQAGELVAIPTDTVYGLAGNAFDPEAIKTIYRVKGRPMDKALIAQTDSIEKIKTFVKDFPASAEKLAAKFWPGALTLVLEANDRIPAEMLAGGHTVGVRICNHPVTLQLLAQLDFPVALPSANLHSQPSPVTAAEVDEQLGDQIEYILDGEKCDIGFESTIVGFTGEKPLILRQGAIAAEDIFAALEA
- the pgk gene encoding phosphoglycerate kinase codes for the protein MITLDQYNFKGKKALVRVDFNVPLNDKFEITDLTRIKAATPTIKKILADGGSAILMSHLGRPKDGPEEKSSLKHLVGELSSRFGTTVKFAEDCIGQDATDLAAGLQPGEVLLLNNLRFYKEETKGDEAFAEKLSKLGDVYVNDAFGTAHRAHASTTIVAKFFTDKVCGYVMQSELDNAEKVLNNPERPFTAIMGGAKVSDKIMIIEKLLDKVDNLIIGGGMSYTFSKANGGKIGNSLCEDDKMELTKELVKKAEAKGVKLYLPVDNKIADDFSNDANTQVVGRGEIPDGWEGLDIGPETAKLFEEVVASSKTVLWNGPMGVFEFPTFAVGTEAIAEAVVKATENDGFSLIGGGDSASAINNLGYGDKVSYVSTGGGALLEYMEGKVLPGVAALQS
- a CDS encoding DnaJ domain-containing protein, translated to MSNKYLDILELQPGATTQEVKSAYRRLSKRYHPDISKDPNAKEKFIEITEAYQFLTQVGPTPHHEPITYNYNPEADEYEARRRQARARAKQKAREAERLQQELMQQILAVFDYIALGILAFNILLSLDYSLPRNTEEQQIRSITKVYERNRGNARYRYDEIAFDKYTMRFDKGEVIRLDHYDRAEVESTSLLGKPMRAVLTIDGRLESHEQIYNIYKVFGIIIPVMFLVVCLYRFVMKTLDAKLSLAILMVMLLLFQLYMFLKI
- a CDS encoding YdcF family protein is translated as MTRGIFVLLLLLPLSSCLISQDNCKELLVEAEAQTFDVVVVPGIPYKDGSWDMLMQGRVYWSKYLYDRGIAKHIMYSGSSVYSPYYEAKIMALYAAKIGIPDSVIFTEIRAEHSTENIYYSYKKAKNLGFESVALATDPFQAKMLRRFINKKVDTSIALIPFVYDTLSQVHQDSVILINDSSAYNPTYVSLVKRESQWKRMMGTRGKNINESYYENGALEEE